The following coding sequences lie in one Phyllopteryx taeniolatus isolate TA_2022b chromosome 4, UOR_Ptae_1.2, whole genome shotgun sequence genomic window:
- the tomm20b gene encoding mitochondrial import receptor subunit TOM20 homolog B — protein sequence MMVGKTSAIAAGVCGALFVGYCIYFDRKRRSDPNFKNRLRERRKKQKVAKERAGMAKLPDLKDSEAVQKFFLEEIQLGEELLAQGDYEKGVDHLTNAIAVCGQPQQLLQVLQQTLPPPVFQMLLTKLPTISQRIVSAQSLSEDDIE from the exons ATGATGGTCGGGAAGACGAGTGCCATCGCGGCGGGCGTGTGCGGGGCTCTCTTCGTCGGatattgcatttattttgacCGCAAGAGACGCAGCGACCCCAACTTCAAGAACAGGCTGCGAGAAC GGAGGAAGAAGCAGAAGGTGGCAAAAGAGCGAGCTGGGATGGCCAAG CTTCCTGACCTTAAAGACTCTGAAGCAGTCCAGAAGTTTTTCCTTGAGGAGATCCAGTTGGGGGAGGAGCTTCTGGCCCAAG gcGACTACGAGAAGGGCGTGGACCACCTGACCAACGCCATCGCTGTCTGCGGACAacctcagcagctcctgcagGTTCTCCAGCAAACGCTGCCGCCGCCCGTCTTCCAGATGCTGCTCACCAAGCTGCCCACCATCAGCCAG